DNA sequence from the Streptomyces sp. CA-210063 genome:
GCGGCCGTGGGGGAGTTGGGGATGCCGGCCGTCGTCAAACCCGTGAGCGGGTCCTGGGGGCGGGGGGTCACCAAGATGGCCAACGCGGAGTGTGTCGAGGCGTGGGCCGGGGGGCGGGAGTCCGCGGACGCGACCGGGAAGCTGTTTCCCGTGGTCGTGCAGGCGTATGTCGACAAGCCCGGGCATGACCTGCGGGTCGTGGTGGTCGGGCGGACGCCTGTCGTCGCGATTCAGCGGGCGTCGGAGGACTGGCGGACCAATACGCATCTGGGGGCGAGTGTTGAGCGCGTCGAGGTGAGTGCCGAGATCGACAAGCTGTGCCAGCAGGTGGTGGATGTGCTGGGGCCCGGGTTCTACGGCGTGGATCTGGTGGAGGACCGGGCCACCGGGGAGCTGCTCGTCCTTGAGGTGAACGCCAATCCGGAGTTCGCCAAGTCGTCGGAGCGGCATGGGGTGGATGTGGCGGGGCTGTATGCGGCGTATGTCGCGGAGCAGCTGTCGGTGAACGCCGCCGCCTAGCCACGGGGCCTTTCTCCGCCCCCGCCGCCCCTACCCGTCCCATCCCCCAGGGGCTGCGCCCCT
Encoded proteins:
- a CDS encoding RimK family alpha-L-glutamate ligase; protein product: MTTADQVLLSVTMLRPEEKLLLGALRAEGLTARPLLMEDLAEVVAGRTGGPPPGLAVIRNLSHRDAISVSRRLEYAGVTTLNRSSVIEACNDKGLQSLLFARHGIPHPVTRHAFSYDQVRAAVGELGMPAVVKPVSGSWGRGVTKMANAECVEAWAGGRESADATGKLFPVVVQAYVDKPGHDLRVVVVGRTPVVAIQRASEDWRTNTHLGASVERVEVSAEIDKLCQQVVDVLGPGFYGVDLVEDRATGELLVLEVNANPEFAKSSERHGVDVAGLYAAYVAEQLSVNAAA